The following proteins are co-located in the Amyelois transitella isolate CPQ chromosome W, ilAmyTran1.1, whole genome shotgun sequence genome:
- the LOC132904169 gene encoding uncharacterized protein LOC132904169, producing MDCANCNEPVLDGAQCTVCKSYYDFKCAGITKTAYKALGTGRSKSSWKCSPCCTKKDSVTDSLISKLDSLGNQLDTIQSDIKGIKCSCEVTNTKLESLGARLDGVDLRVTGLEGTTSSLVSQVDSILEQAISRDQWTRLSNVEIKGVPVKPNENLFDIVAKIGDVIGYAVPKCSLSYVSRIPTRNNKEKSVIATFVNRYAKEDFVAAARLKKVLTAQDIGFSSRDSRVYVNDHLCPEYKKLLNDTKALAKERGFQYVWVKFAKIHVRRNDKSNTIVINSSVDLNKLR from the coding sequence ATGGACTGTGCAAACTGCAATGAGCCTGTACTTGACGGTGCTCAATGTACTGTATGTAAGTCGTACTACGATTTCAAATGTGCCGGTATTACCAAAACTGCTTATAAAGCTTTAGGTACTGGTCGGTCAAAGTCAAGTTGGAAGTGCTCCCCATGTTGTACTAAAAAGGACTCTGTGACTGATAGTCTTATCTCCAAGCTTGATAGTTTGGGTAACCAGCTTGATACCATACAATCAGATATTAAAGGCATCAAGTGTTCGTGTGAAGTCACCAACACGAAGTTGGAATCACTTGGAGCAAGACTTGATGGAGTTGATCTGCGGGTTACTGGCTTGGAAGGTACCACATCCAGCTTGGTGTCTCAAGTGGATAGCATCCTGGAGCAGGCTATATCTAGGGACCAGTGGACGAGGCTCAGCAATGTAGAAATAAAGGGGGTTCCAGTTAAGCCTAACGAAAATCTTTTTGATATCGTCGCAAAGATTGGTGACGTCATCGGGTATGCGGTTCCGAAGTGCTCTCTCAGCTATGTGTCTCGGATACCAACACGGAACAACAAGGAGAAGTCAGTTATAGCTACTTTCGTAAATAGGTATGCGAAGGAGGACTTTGTGGCTGCTGCACGTTTGAAAAAGGTACTGACTGCCCAGGATATTGGGTTCTCCTCCAGGGACAGCAGGGTGTATGTCAATGATCATCTGTGCCCCGAGTACAAGAAGCTATTAAATGACACTAAAGCACTTGCTAAGGAAAGAGGGTTCCAGTATGTCTGGGTCAAGTTCGCTAAAATTCATGTTCGACGGAACGACAAATCTAACACTATTGTTATAAACTCAAGTGTTGATTTAAACAAGTTGCGCTAA
- the LOC132904170 gene encoding uncharacterized protein LOC132904170, whose translation MVLLSPSVEGLNKLLRVCESYAIKHGLLYNVKKTEYLVFKAAGKSTDHDLNITLNGMNIKHVSKFKYLGHMIADDLKDDSDIDRERRALAVRGNMLARRFVRCTEQVKITLFKAYCQNMYTGSLWVSYTKKSLDAMRVLYNNVFRMLMGLPRFCSASAMFAEYQIDGFAALIRKKTTSLIFRVRGSCNSILNTLADRYTSPLWKSLVRRVIKETHTIT comes from the coding sequence ATGGTGCTGCTCAGTCCGTCAGTTGAGGGTCTAAATAAACTGCTGAGAGTTTGCGAGTCCTATGCTATTAAGCATGGGCTCCTATATAATGTCAAAAAGACGGAATATCTAGTCTTTAAGGCCGCCGGCAAAAGCACCGATCACGATCTCAATATCACCCTGAATGGCATGAACATAAAGCatgtttcaaaatttaaatatttgggaCATATGATTGCTGACGACCTTAAGGACGATTCCGATATTGATAGGGAGCGTAGGGCTCTGGCGGTCAGAGGTAACATGTTGGCTCGCAGATTTGTGCGGTGTACTGAACAAGTTAAGATCACGCTTTTTAAAGCATACTGCCAAAACATGTACACCGGGAGTCTGTGGGTCAGCTATACCAAAAAATCGCTAGATGCTATGCGGGTCCtatataataatgtgtttAGGATGTTGATGGGACTGCCTCGTTTCTGCAGCGCGTCGGCAATGTTTGCCGAATACCAAATTGATGGGTTTGCGGCCCTTATCcgtaaaaaaacaacatcgcTGATCTTCAGAGTGCGTGGCAGTTGTAATAGCATCCTGAACACCTTGGCGGACAGGTACACGTCCCCGCTGTGGAAGTCTCTGGTGAGGAGGGTGATCAAGGAAACTCACACAATAACATGA